A region of Liolophura sinensis isolate JHLJ2023 chromosome 8, CUHK_Ljap_v2, whole genome shotgun sequence DNA encodes the following proteins:
- the LOC135472677 gene encoding uncharacterized protein LOC135472677 isoform X1 — protein MGSEFRTIDGKLKDGRTELHSYDDQVVLQSDASSLTQVTGNAAKTHRCEVKQLVREITSFLRLYRWMIDAYVSDFFLLGHWDKLLPSWRSFLQKLSAPDMANLLDGRSHDERRVWPLSLLCYKTCIHRLSLDRRMQTVDRMDISKLLGGMGKDADTDSVEFEDALCASKDGRISTQGNMHGDESTPQDGGRKEKVEFMCGQYHELYHIYRRHVKPKKQHEIYQLGQVIKQLSECCQCEQIVDIGAGLGHLSRLLTFGQGLKVTTVEATNSHAPKASTFDRQMNREIKRKKCRKGNTGIEETVPSTNEEGDQELPSHIVHWIEPSVSMQEFLHVLNLDICNQNSEQTDGHAGENFDVLRDQNADQTDGHTGEKPYASREQNSNVTDGQARTNSCAPIDQNVQESSRAFSPEFLKTQRCSTISDFRTANTGNFFNESVISLAQNKVAEKDPKKRIFTRDHASGEIIHHDKVKGEASSNTTCAEGDISRQSTQIGGDFAMKKFVLCGLHACGNLSSTMLKLFVNCPLAVGVSSVGCCYMKLSCHRSSCHSEDTGYPMSETLKSLPDHELSYTAREMACHFVDSYAERLKENRPNLIVHSYRAALQQIILEKDPNFQRGAIKITMKKAEEIPFHKYAEVCLKKLDVDPDLSEAQLHSAQTQIGRWRDVVAFYTLRLALAPVIETLILLDRQLYLWEYGLDSVLVPVFDPSVSPRNFVLLAKKS, from the exons ATGGGGTCAGAGTTTAGGACAATCGATGGAAAGCTCAAAGACGGGCGAACTGAGCTGCATAGTTATGATGACCAGGTTGTTCTTCAGAGTGATGCGTCAAGCCTAACACAAGTGACGGGAAACGCGGCAAAAACTCACCGATGTGAAGTGAAGCAACTCGTTAGAGAGATAACTAGTTTTCTTCGTCTTTATCGATGGATGATAGATGCCTATGTTTcg GATTTCTTCTTGCTTGGTCATTGGGACAAACTTCTCCCTAGCTGGAGATCATTTCTCCAAAAGTTGTCTGCCCCTGACATGGCCAACTTGCTGGATGGACGATCACATGATGAAAG AAGAGTGTGGCCTCTGTCCCTGCTGTGTTACAAGACCTGTATCCATAGGCTGAGTCTGGATAGAAGGATGCAGACTGTGGATAGAATGGATATCTCAAAGCTGCTTGGTGGCATGGGGAAGGATGCAGATACGGATAGTGTGGAGTTTGAGGATGCATTGTGTGCAAGCAAGGATGGCAGGATTTCTACACAGGGTAATATGCATGGCGATGAGAGCACTCCACAGGATGGTGGCAGGAAAGAGAAGGTGGAGTTCATGTGTGGTCAGTACCATGAGCTGTACCACATCTACAGGAGACATGTTAAGCCAAAGAAGCAGCATGAAATCTACCAGCTTGGACAG GTGATAAAGCAACTAAGTGAGTGTTGTCAGTGTGAGCAGATTGTGGATATAGGGGCGGGGCTTGGTCATTTGTCACGACTTTTGACCTTTGGGCAGGGGTTAAAGGTCACCACGGTGGAGGCAACCAATAGTCATGCTCCGAAGGCATCAACGTTTGACAG ACAGATGAACCGGGAAATCAAAAGAAAG AAATGTAGAAAGGGAAACACAGGTATAGAAGAAACAGTGCCATCTACAAATGAGGAAGGGGATCAAGAGCTACCAAGTCATATAGTGCACTGGATTGAGCCCTCTGTGTCCATGCAAGAATTCCTACATGTTTTGAATCTGGATATATGTAACCAAAACTCGGAGCAAACTGATGGGCATGCAGGAGAAAATTTTGATGTACTCAGGGACCAAAATGCTGACCAAACTGATGGACATACAGGAGAGAAGCCTTATGCATCCAGGGAGCAAAACTCTAATGTAACTGATGGACAAGCAAGGACGAACTCTTGTGCACCCATTGACCAAAATGTACAAGAAAGTTCGAGAGCATTTTCACCAGAGTTTTTGAAAACTCAAAGGTGTTCAACCATAAGTGACTTTAGGACAGCAAACACTGGAAACTTTTTTAATGAATCAGTAATTTCTCTAGCACAAAATAAAGTTGCAGAAAAAGATCCAAAGAAAAGAATATTCACAAGAGACCATgcttcaggggagataattcatcATGATAAAGTGAAAGGGGAGGCATCTTCAAACACAACGTGTGCTGAGGGTGACATTAGCAGGCAATCAACACAAATTGGTGGGGATTTCGCAATGAAAAAGTTTGTGTTATGTGGACTACATGCCTGTGGAAATCTGTCATCCACAATGCTAAAGCTGTTTGTAAACTGTCCTCTAGCTGTTGGCGTGAGCTCTGTTGGCTGCTGTTATATGAAGTTATCTTGTCATAG GTCTAGTTGTCATTCTGAAGACACAGGATACCCAATGAGTGAGACTCTGAAGTCTTTGCCAGACCACGAACTAAGCTACACTGCTCGAGAAATGGCCTGTCATTTTGTTGACTCTTATGCAGAAAGACTAAAAG AAAATCGGCCAAACCTTATAGTACACAGCTACAGGGCTGCGCTCCAACAAATTATTCTGGAAAAAGATCCCAATTTCCAGAGAGGTGCCATAAAGATAACGATGAAGAAAGCAGAGGAAATACCATTCCACAA GTATGCTGAGGTCTGCTTGAAGAAGCTTGACGTTGATCCTGACCTGTCAGAGGCTCAGCTCCACTCGGCCCAGACACAGATCGGCCGCTGGAGAGACGTGGTGGCCTTCTACACTCTCCGCCTGGCCCTAGCACCTGTCATAGAGACCCTTATCTTGCTGGACAGACAGCTGTACCTCTGGGAGTATG GTTTGGACAGTGTCCTTGTTCCAGTGTTTGACCCCAGTGTGTCACCTCGGAATTTTGTCCTGCTGGCTAAGAAATCATAA
- the LOC135473039 gene encoding F-box only protein 22-like: protein MTEGRVGSSANNTDDISDISAVVLAGNFPLVVKHILSFLPAKQLNTAARVCKQWSQLAKEIRECRRSLAWFMAIPDEEEDSTSLADKIKIFLDGLWSEPHTVVAFMSSALYEEQLVLPNQTGRRQHCSRAAKCVKVELEQYIEEKLPSQCSLFGSAADGAVGTEWRSTRSVEVEGEKALTMLLLPHLPGLDILSFTMDIYSSETNWHMAIDELESRDVDITTISGIPPDKNVRAVLFFCDEPFCPPEIGHSILNKYKDAIVAGGYVDNLVVKPKPKSSDTSSEDSFPTILCLAFCGDNLRVWSVIIRESVSNAEDAEKQIRQLKTSEVSEEKSFAFMFACVGRGEGLYLQRNVESDAFHKVFPRTPLFGFFGNGEIGFNSLPGAVSSGHKSNIESKGERILPKLYHAYTTIICLFSVV from the exons ATGACAGAGGGACGCGTGGGGAGTTCAGCGAACAACACTGACGATATTTCGGACATATCAGCAGTGGTGTTGGCTGGAAACTTCCCACTGGTTGTTAAGCACATTCTCTCTTTTTTGCCCGCTAAACAGTTGAACACTGCTGCTAG GGTATGTAAACAGTGGAGTCAGCTGGCAAAAGAGATTCGAGAGTGTCGACGCAGCCTAGCCTGGTTTATGGCAATACCTGATGAAGAAGAAGACAGCACAAGCTTAGcagataaaatcaaaatatttttggat GGATTGTGGTCAGAGCCGCACACAGTGGTGGCTTTTATGAGCTCTGCATTGTACGAGGAACAGCTGGTATTACCTAACCAGACAGGCCGTCGACAACACTGCAGCCGAGCCGCCAAGTGTGTTAAGGTGGAACTGGAGCAGTACATCGAGGAAAAACTGCCCAGCCAGTGTAGCCTGTTTGGGTCAGCTGCAGACGGTGCGGTCG GTACAGAATGGAGGAGTACAAGGAGTGTAGAAGTGGAAGGCGAGAAGGCGTTGACCATGTTATTGTTACCACACCTTCCTGGACTTGACATCCTCTCCTTCACCATGGACATTTACTCCTCCGAGACAAACTGGCACATGGCAATAGACGAGCTAGAGTCGCGCGATGTGGACATCACCACGATAAGTGGCATTCCACCTGACAAAAACGTCAGGGCCGTCTTGTTTTTCTGTGATGAACCGTTCTGCCCCCCAGAAATTGGGCACAGCATTCTGAATAAGTATAAGGATGCAATAGTGGCTGGTGGTTATGTGGATAACTTAGTGGTGAAACCTAAACCCAAATCCTCAGACACTTCTTCCGAGGACAG TTTTCCAACTATACTTTGTCTTGCATTTTGTGGTGACAATTTGCGAGTATGGTCTGTGATAATTCGAGAGTCTGTGAGTAATGCAGAGGATGCTGAGAAACAGATTCGGCAGCTGAAGACGTCAGAGGTGTCAGAAGAGAAGAGTTTCGCATTCATGTTTGCCTGTGTGGGAAGAGGTGAAGGCCTGTATTTACAACGCAATGTGGAATCAGATGCCTTCCATAAAGTCTTCCCTAGAACTCCGTTATTTGGCTTCTTCGGCAATGGTGAGATAGGGTTCAACTCTTTACCAGGGGCTGTCAGTTCAGGACATAAGAGTAACATTGAGAGCAAAGGGGAGAGAATTCTTCCCAAACTTTACCACGCGTACACCACCATCATTtgcttgttttctgttgtttga
- the LOC135473915 gene encoding uncharacterized protein LOC135473915 — MGAGASSSVKNIQIQSSNRNNDTEIKGKSIERQKVQRPLSPCTEDCDKTKNGDAAEQKQMLADLKKQLAATESEKLDLLDRIHLLEGQIEYLNTQHQLASQKSNCEETLHAKDQYIRQLEHETASGHEELTKLRVKHKKKVRFLSMRLAEAKQETSIHLLELKDVINRLTEENSSLHEKLHKCGTQGAKSHFAESNSQEDGRSKLVLELSQELNEQSDRIEELEKMLCERDQAIKTLQKSSKNKADHINCVNQKEKEDVDMTELKSLMAEMKIVQRQNKGKRQNGTGKPSSEMKDKGRGSSGQSRDSGLGSPGESHDHSEYRKDRPISSSSTVSGLSVGLADSDSCLQLEQEKVCSAPASHIQGKPPPSSRMKPLHMDNWNSDTEPKTNSLTAKRKKKFALKQRMDIVDVDDKPGTKLNTFIDSDCDM, encoded by the exons ATGGGTGCTGGAGCCAGTAGTTCTGTAAAAAATATTCAGATCCAGAGTTCAAACCGCAATAACGATACAGAAATAAAGGGAAAGTCCATAGAAAG gCAAAAGGTTCAAAGACCTTTATCTCCATGCACTGAGGACTGTGATAAAACAAAG aatggTGATGCAGCAGAACAAAAACAGATGCTGGCAGATCTTAAGAAACAG TTAGCAGCCACAGAAAGTGAGAAGCTTGACTTACTGGACCGTATCCACTTACTAGAAGGTCAGATAGAGTACCTTAACACGCAGCACCAGCTGGCCAGCCAGAAGAGCAATTGTGAAGAAACGTTACATGCCAAAGATCAGTACATCAGGCAGTTAGAGCATGAAACAGCTTCTGGTCACGAAGAGCTCACTAAGCTG CGAGTCAAGCATAAGAAAAAGGTCAGATTTCTATCAATGCGATTAGCAGAGGCAAAACAAGAAACTTCTATACATTTGCTTGAGTTGAAGGATGTCATTAATCGCTTAACAGAAGAGAATTCAAGTCTTCATG aaaAGCTGCATAAATGTGGAACACAAGGAGCGAAATCTCATTTTGCTGAGTCTAACTCCCAGGAGGACGGACGTTCTAAGTTAGTACTGGAACTGTCACAAGAGCTGAATGAACAAAGTGACAGGATTGAGGAGTTGGAGAAGATGCTGTGCGAGCGAGACCAAGCTATCAAAACTTTGCAAAAATCATCCAAGAACAAAGCTGACCACATTAATTGTGTCAACCAGAAGGAAAAGGAAGATGTTGACATGACAGAACTGAAATCACTAATGGCAGAAATGAAAATTGTTCAGAGGCAAAACAAAGGGAAAAGACAGAATGGTACAGGTAAACCTAGTTCTGAGATGAAGGATAAAGGTCGAGGATCGTCTGGTCAGAGCCGAGACTCAGGGCTAGGGTCACCAGGTGAATCTCACGACCACTCAGAATACAGGAAAGACAGACCAATATCATCTAGCAGCACAGTCTCAGGCCTGTCTGTTGGTCTGGCTGATTCAGATAGTTGTCTGCAGTTGGAACAGGAGAAGGTGTGTAGTGCCCCTGCGAGCCACATCCAGGGCAAACCCCCACCCTCAAGCAGGATGAAACCTCTACATATGGACAACTGGAACAGTGATACTGAACCAAAGACCAACTCACTGACAGCCAAGCGGAAGAAAAAGTTTGCTCTGAAACAAAGGATGGATATTGTTGATGTTGATGACAAACCAGGGACAAAACTGAACACTTTTATTGACAGTGACTGTGATATGTAA
- the LOC135472677 gene encoding uncharacterized protein LOC135472677 isoform X2 produces MGSEFRTIDGKLKDGRTELHSYDDQVVLQSDASSLTQVTGNAAKTHRCEVKQLVREITSFLRLYRWMIDAYVSDFFLLGHWDKLLPSWRSFLQKLSAPDMANLLDGRSHDERVWPLSLLCYKTCIHRLSLDRRMQTVDRMDISKLLGGMGKDADTDSVEFEDALCASKDGRISTQGNMHGDESTPQDGGRKEKVEFMCGQYHELYHIYRRHVKPKKQHEIYQLGQVIKQLSECCQCEQIVDIGAGLGHLSRLLTFGQGLKVTTVEATNSHAPKASTFDRQMNREIKRKKCRKGNTGIEETVPSTNEEGDQELPSHIVHWIEPSVSMQEFLHVLNLDICNQNSEQTDGHAGENFDVLRDQNADQTDGHTGEKPYASREQNSNVTDGQARTNSCAPIDQNVQESSRAFSPEFLKTQRCSTISDFRTANTGNFFNESVISLAQNKVAEKDPKKRIFTRDHASGEIIHHDKVKGEASSNTTCAEGDISRQSTQIGGDFAMKKFVLCGLHACGNLSSTMLKLFVNCPLAVGVSSVGCCYMKLSCHRSSCHSEDTGYPMSETLKSLPDHELSYTAREMACHFVDSYAERLKENRPNLIVHSYRAALQQIILEKDPNFQRGAIKITMKKAEEIPFHKYAEVCLKKLDVDPDLSEAQLHSAQTQIGRWRDVVAFYTLRLALAPVIETLILLDRQLYLWEYGLDSVLVPVFDPSVSPRNFVLLAKKS; encoded by the exons ATGGGGTCAGAGTTTAGGACAATCGATGGAAAGCTCAAAGACGGGCGAACTGAGCTGCATAGTTATGATGACCAGGTTGTTCTTCAGAGTGATGCGTCAAGCCTAACACAAGTGACGGGAAACGCGGCAAAAACTCACCGATGTGAAGTGAAGCAACTCGTTAGAGAGATAACTAGTTTTCTTCGTCTTTATCGATGGATGATAGATGCCTATGTTTcg GATTTCTTCTTGCTTGGTCATTGGGACAAACTTCTCCCTAGCTGGAGATCATTTCTCCAAAAGTTGTCTGCCCCTGACATGGCCAACTTGCTGGATGGACGATCACATGATGAAAG AGTGTGGCCTCTGTCCCTGCTGTGTTACAAGACCTGTATCCATAGGCTGAGTCTGGATAGAAGGATGCAGACTGTGGATAGAATGGATATCTCAAAGCTGCTTGGTGGCATGGGGAAGGATGCAGATACGGATAGTGTGGAGTTTGAGGATGCATTGTGTGCAAGCAAGGATGGCAGGATTTCTACACAGGGTAATATGCATGGCGATGAGAGCACTCCACAGGATGGTGGCAGGAAAGAGAAGGTGGAGTTCATGTGTGGTCAGTACCATGAGCTGTACCACATCTACAGGAGACATGTTAAGCCAAAGAAGCAGCATGAAATCTACCAGCTTGGACAG GTGATAAAGCAACTAAGTGAGTGTTGTCAGTGTGAGCAGATTGTGGATATAGGGGCGGGGCTTGGTCATTTGTCACGACTTTTGACCTTTGGGCAGGGGTTAAAGGTCACCACGGTGGAGGCAACCAATAGTCATGCTCCGAAGGCATCAACGTTTGACAG ACAGATGAACCGGGAAATCAAAAGAAAG AAATGTAGAAAGGGAAACACAGGTATAGAAGAAACAGTGCCATCTACAAATGAGGAAGGGGATCAAGAGCTACCAAGTCATATAGTGCACTGGATTGAGCCCTCTGTGTCCATGCAAGAATTCCTACATGTTTTGAATCTGGATATATGTAACCAAAACTCGGAGCAAACTGATGGGCATGCAGGAGAAAATTTTGATGTACTCAGGGACCAAAATGCTGACCAAACTGATGGACATACAGGAGAGAAGCCTTATGCATCCAGGGAGCAAAACTCTAATGTAACTGATGGACAAGCAAGGACGAACTCTTGTGCACCCATTGACCAAAATGTACAAGAAAGTTCGAGAGCATTTTCACCAGAGTTTTTGAAAACTCAAAGGTGTTCAACCATAAGTGACTTTAGGACAGCAAACACTGGAAACTTTTTTAATGAATCAGTAATTTCTCTAGCACAAAATAAAGTTGCAGAAAAAGATCCAAAGAAAAGAATATTCACAAGAGACCATgcttcaggggagataattcatcATGATAAAGTGAAAGGGGAGGCATCTTCAAACACAACGTGTGCTGAGGGTGACATTAGCAGGCAATCAACACAAATTGGTGGGGATTTCGCAATGAAAAAGTTTGTGTTATGTGGACTACATGCCTGTGGAAATCTGTCATCCACAATGCTAAAGCTGTTTGTAAACTGTCCTCTAGCTGTTGGCGTGAGCTCTGTTGGCTGCTGTTATATGAAGTTATCTTGTCATAG GTCTAGTTGTCATTCTGAAGACACAGGATACCCAATGAGTGAGACTCTGAAGTCTTTGCCAGACCACGAACTAAGCTACACTGCTCGAGAAATGGCCTGTCATTTTGTTGACTCTTATGCAGAAAGACTAAAAG AAAATCGGCCAAACCTTATAGTACACAGCTACAGGGCTGCGCTCCAACAAATTATTCTGGAAAAAGATCCCAATTTCCAGAGAGGTGCCATAAAGATAACGATGAAGAAAGCAGAGGAAATACCATTCCACAA GTATGCTGAGGTCTGCTTGAAGAAGCTTGACGTTGATCCTGACCTGTCAGAGGCTCAGCTCCACTCGGCCCAGACACAGATCGGCCGCTGGAGAGACGTGGTGGCCTTCTACACTCTCCGCCTGGCCCTAGCACCTGTCATAGAGACCCTTATCTTGCTGGACAGACAGCTGTACCTCTGGGAGTATG GTTTGGACAGTGTCCTTGTTCCAGTGTTTGACCCCAGTGTGTCACCTCGGAATTTTGTCCTGCTGGCTAAGAAATCATAA